A genomic segment from Deinococcus sp. YIM 77859 encodes:
- a CDS encoding MBL fold metallo-hydrolase: MTPELLTLAPGIHALPAAVNSLLLEDGRGGALVVDTGLDDSHARKLLRALTAAGLRPTAILNTHSHADHHGGNAFLLRRFPELEVYAPPLEAAVIHHPILEPLMLFGARPPRELQTKFLLAPASPARPLPQSGPQRLGGVEVELLDVSGHAVQMYAVRVGDVLYAADALFGPDALGKHPLTFCADSRAQKEAATRLGTLEGVRVVLPGHGAPTGDLRGLVAANLAAYTRTTRAVLDAVRAGAAPVDEVLARVCGALGVEMAHAGAAVLNRAVVSAHLTELLEEGAVTLALEGNRLLFQPV, translated from the coding sequence ATGACCCCCGAACTCCTGACCCTCGCGCCCGGCATCCACGCGCTGCCCGCCGCCGTCAACAGCCTCCTGCTCGAAGATGGCCGGGGCGGGGCACTCGTGGTGGACACCGGCCTGGACGACAGTCACGCACGCAAGCTGCTGCGGGCGCTGACGGCGGCAGGGCTGCGGCCAACCGCCATCCTCAATACCCACAGCCACGCGGACCACCACGGCGGGAACGCCTTTCTCCTCCGGCGCTTTCCCGAGCTGGAGGTCTACGCGCCGCCACTGGAGGCCGCCGTCATCCACCACCCCATCCTGGAACCCCTGATGCTGTTCGGCGCGCGTCCGCCCCGCGAACTCCAGACCAAATTCCTGCTCGCGCCCGCCAGCCCGGCCCGGCCCCTTCCCCAGTCCGGCCCGCAGCGCCTGGGCGGGGTAGAGGTCGAACTGCTTGACGTCTCCGGCCACGCCGTCCAGATGTACGCCGTGCGTGTGGGAGACGTGCTGTACGCCGCCGACGCCCTCTTTGGGCCGGACGCGCTGGGCAAGCATCCCCTCACCTTCTGCGCCGACTCGCGCGCACAGAAGGAGGCCGCGACACGGCTGGGCACGCTGGAGGGCGTGCGGGTGGTGCTTCCCGGCCACGGCGCGCCTACGGGGGACCTCCGCGGGCTGGTGGCCGCCAACCTCGCTGCCTACACCCGCACGACGCGGGCGGTCCTGGACGCCGTGCGGGCAGGTGCAGCTCCGGTGGACGAGGTGCTCGCCCGGGTATGCGGCGCCCTGGGCGTGGAGATGGCCCACGCTGGGGCCGCCGTGCTCAACCGTGCGGTGGTGAGCGCCCACCTTACCGAACTGTTGGAGGAGGGCGCCGTCACCCTGGCCCTGGAGGGAAATCGCCTGCTGTTCCAGCCCGTCTGA
- a CDS encoding MFS transporter, whose translation MTVPAASVPFRLSAAQLGLITANFLMWGGFFAVIPLVTVHFVDGLGWAASSVGLVLGVRQLTQQGLTVFGGAWADSLGPKPLILGGCLIRTLGFGWMGFADTLPVLLAASVLAGLGGGLFDAPKSAAIAAVTASEHRARMFSLTSISGNLGMVTGPLIGAALIGLGFRTAALAAGSVYLVACAVLAATLPHIRPARTVGSGLAGLKTAALDRRFRRFTLVLVGYFLLSTQLNVAVTLKAVTLAGPGATGPLYGLSAGLSVLLQYPLLRFVERRVRTRAALVAAVLTVGLSLGLMGFAVTFPQLLACVALYSLGTMLVYPTQQTLTARLAPPGLTGSYFGFSAISLGLGGAVGNLLGGVLMDAGERAGLPLLPWLTLMGVGVLTALGLRWALREVPRREEAEAGRA comes from the coding sequence GTGACGGTGCCCGCGGCCTCGGTTCCCTTTCGCCTCTCGGCAGCCCAACTCGGGCTGATCACCGCGAATTTTCTGATGTGGGGTGGATTTTTTGCGGTGATTCCGCTGGTGACCGTGCATTTCGTGGACGGGCTGGGCTGGGCCGCGAGCAGCGTGGGGCTGGTGTTGGGGGTGCGGCAGCTCACCCAGCAGGGCCTGACCGTGTTCGGCGGGGCCTGGGCCGACAGCCTGGGCCCCAAGCCGCTCATCCTCGGCGGGTGCCTCATTCGCACGTTGGGCTTTGGGTGGATGGGCTTTGCCGACACGCTGCCCGTCCTGCTGGCCGCGTCGGTGCTGGCCGGGCTGGGCGGCGGCCTGTTCGACGCGCCCAAGAGTGCAGCCATCGCCGCCGTCACGGCGTCCGAGCACCGTGCGCGGATGTTCAGCCTGACGAGCATCTCCGGGAACCTGGGTATGGTGACGGGCCCGCTGATCGGTGCGGCCCTGATCGGTCTGGGCTTTCGCACGGCAGCGCTGGCGGCGGGCAGCGTGTACCTGGTCGCCTGCGCGGTGCTTGCCGCCACACTGCCCCACATCCGCCCCGCCCGAACGGTGGGCAGCGGCCTGGCGGGGCTGAAGACCGCCGCCCTCGACCGCCGCTTTCGCCGCTTTACCCTCGTGCTGGTGGGGTATTTTCTGCTGAGTACACAGCTCAACGTGGCCGTGACCCTCAAGGCCGTCACGCTGGCGGGACCGGGGGCGACGGGTCCGCTGTATGGTCTCTCGGCGGGCCTATCGGTGCTGCTTCAGTACCCGCTTCTCCGCTTCGTGGAGCGCCGGGTCCGAACACGGGCAGCGCTGGTGGCCGCCGTGCTGACGGTCGGCCTCAGCCTGGGTCTGATGGGCTTTGCCGTCACCTTTCCGCAGCTTCTTGCCTGCGTGGCGCTCTACAGCCTGGGGACCATGCTCGTCTACCCCACGCAGCAGACCCTGACGGCCCGGCTCGCCCCGCCCGGCCTAACCGGCAGCTACTTCGGCTTCAGCGCGATCAGCCTGGGCCTGGGTGGCGCGGTCGGCAACCTGCTGGGGGGCGTCCTGATGGATGCGGGCGAGCGGGCAGGCCTGCCGCTGCTGCCCTGGCTCACGCTGATGGGGGTGGGGGTGCTGACGGCCCTGGGGCTGCGCTGGGCCCTGCGGGAGGTGCCGCGACGCGAGGAGGCAGAGGCTGGCCGGGCGTAG
- a CDS encoding DNA starvation/stationary phase protection protein, translating to MTRTSKASKTGGTRKRGTSTPVEQDQAMQDQAAPERGRAQDTSAQGAPGVPAEGEAKADAAHLNTVNNQLVDHGYLTEEEFRTVSEALQRNLATTISLYLKFKKYHWDIRGRFFRDLHLAYDEFIEEIFPGIDEQAERLVALGGSPIAAPGDIERFSMIRVPTETVRDARTQVEDLVADLTRIGKGYRDDSQTADEANDPATADMFNGYAARIDKIRWMLQAMLDDDRMN from the coding sequence ATGACCAGAACGAGCAAGGCGAGCAAGACAGGCGGAACGCGCAAGCGGGGCACGAGCACGCCGGTGGAGCAGGACCAAGCCATGCAGGACCAGGCCGCCCCGGAGCGGGGGCGGGCGCAGGACACCTCGGCTCAGGGCGCGCCCGGCGTTCCTGCCGAGGGCGAAGCCAAGGCCGACGCGGCGCACCTGAACACGGTCAATAACCAGCTGGTGGACCACGGGTACCTCACCGAGGAGGAATTCCGCACGGTGAGCGAGGCCCTGCAGCGCAACCTCGCCACCACCATCAGCCTGTATCTCAAGTTCAAGAAGTACCACTGGGATATCCGGGGCCGCTTCTTCCGCGACCTGCACCTCGCCTACGACGAGTTCATCGAGGAGATCTTTCCGGGGATCGACGAGCAGGCCGAGCGCCTTGTCGCGCTGGGCGGCAGCCCCATCGCCGCTCCCGGAGACATCGAACGCTTCAGCATGATCCGCGTGCCCACCGAGACCGTCCGCGACGCCCGCACCCAGGTCGAGGACCTTGTGGCCGACCTCACCCGCATCGGCAAAGGTTACCGCGACGACTCGCAAACCGCCGACGAGGCCAACGATCCGGCGACGGCCGACATGTTTAACGGCTACGCGGCCCGCATCGACAAGATCCGCTGGATGCTCCAGGCCATGCTGGACGACGACCGCATGAACTGA
- a CDS encoding DUF6328 family protein yields MAGTPETDTLSALLDELRILLQGAQVLTSFLIILPFNASFRDLLASERWVYAATFLCSLISLVLLSAPALHHYLRRPMRHPEQFKATATRLVRGGAVLMSLTLVLATRLVAAQVLPGAFAWIAPGAIALLLLGVWWALPLLHERREYGGPKS; encoded by the coding sequence ATGGCTGGTACGCCGGAGACGGACACCCTGTCTGCCCTGCTCGACGAGCTGCGCATCCTGCTTCAGGGCGCGCAGGTGCTCACCAGTTTTCTGATCATCCTGCCGTTTAACGCCAGTTTCCGCGACCTGCTGGCCTCCGAGCGGTGGGTGTACGCGGCGACCTTTCTCTGCTCGCTCATCAGTCTGGTGCTGCTCAGCGCCCCGGCCCTGCACCACTACCTGCGCCGCCCCATGCGGCATCCCGAACAGTTCAAGGCCACGGCGACCCGGCTGGTTCGCGGCGGCGCGGTGTTGATGTCACTCACCCTGGTGCTGGCTACCCGCCTGGTCGCGGCGCAGGTGCTGCCGGGCGCATTCGCCTGGATCGCACCGGGCGCCATCGCCCTGCTGCTGCTGGGCGTGTGGTGGGCGCTCCCCCTCCTGCACGAACGCCGCGAGTATGGGGGGCCCAAGTCCTGA
- a CDS encoding response regulator transcription factor, translated as MSAAVIRVLLVEDHAFTRDALRVAVNFEPDLRVVAEARSGEEALEILPRTPVDVAVLDIGLPGMDGIQTAGEIKRGWPSTRVVMLTAHDLRAEVLAALASGADAYCLKRARPNLLLLAIRAAATGSAYLDPQIAHHVLGAVRAPGPPVNLLPRELEVLRLIAEGLSNRDIAEHLQISVSSVKLHVQELLIKLQASDRTQAAVKALRQGLL; from the coding sequence ATGAGTGCTGCCGTCATTCGGGTCCTGCTGGTGGAAGACCACGCCTTTACCCGTGATGCCCTGCGGGTCGCGGTGAACTTTGAGCCGGACCTGCGCGTGGTGGCCGAGGCGCGCAGCGGCGAGGAGGCGCTGGAAATCCTCCCCCGTACCCCCGTCGACGTCGCCGTACTCGATATCGGCCTGCCGGGCATGGACGGCATTCAAACCGCAGGAGAGATCAAGCGTGGCTGGCCCAGCACGCGCGTGGTGATGCTCACCGCCCACGACCTGCGGGCCGAAGTTCTCGCTGCCCTGGCTTCCGGCGCAGACGCCTACTGCCTCAAACGTGCCCGCCCCAATCTGCTCCTGCTGGCTATTCGGGCCGCTGCGACCGGCAGCGCCTACCTCGATCCCCAGATTGCCCATCACGTTCTGGGCGCCGTGCGCGCGCCGGGGCCTCCGGTGAATCTTCTGCCGCGTGAGCTGGAGGTGTTGCGCCTGATCGCCGAGGGCCTGAGCAACCGTGACATCGCCGAGCACCTCCAGATCAGTGTCAGCAGCGTCAAGCTTCACGTGCAGGAGCTTCTGATCAAGCTGCAAGCCTCCGACCGCACCCAGGCCGCCGTCAAGGCGCTGCGCCAGGGCCTGCTCTGA
- a CDS encoding ATP-binding protein: MKAVPAFPPATAGRREQVQTVPTLAVLLAALITLADLLTPPTLVVGTLLTAPVALAALGGSRRFTLGLLAFAVLANVVAGALHFQAGEPPTTDLLNRGISVLATLLVGGLTLRARTASQRAAWLAAEQRRSEQERALRTLVQTVSGPYGEAEFVARAAQGLCVLSGAQAVEIGCVRRGFLRAPHATFPPEAPHHLNTHLPLDLLVRPPDAGTVWRAADGEHLLATLARQDGDLWVRVQRPQVSPEALAEAIAALQPLLERTALLDSLAAQRAQLAEQGEVVRDLIYAFSHDLRTPLLANALHIDQALRGAYGPLPEEYRRALQHGLDANDALLSLADQLLTVARYEGGEAAEEPQEVNMRDVVLGVVEQLRPRAQARDVTFELHLHSVRVEGSRHDLRRAVQNLLDNAIKFSPPGGTVTVELGLDLDDARLRVTDEGPGVPPSREATLFQRFRGGGAGGGSGLGLYLVRRIAEAHGGSVHYQRTARAKTVFSLLLAGGRAG; the protein is encoded by the coding sequence ATGAAGGCTGTCCCCGCGTTTCCTCCCGCGACAGCGGGGCGGCGCGAGCAGGTGCAGACCGTGCCGACCTTGGCGGTGCTGCTCGCGGCCCTGATCACGCTGGCGGACCTGCTCACGCCCCCCACCCTGGTGGTGGGCACGCTGCTCACCGCGCCGGTGGCCCTAGCGGCGCTGGGCGGCTCGCGCCGCTTCACCCTGGGCCTGCTCGCGTTTGCGGTGCTCGCCAATGTGGTGGCGGGCGCGCTCCATTTCCAAGCCGGGGAGCCGCCCACCACGGACCTGCTGAACCGCGGCATCAGCGTGCTGGCCACCCTCCTGGTCGGTGGGCTGACCCTGCGCGCCCGTACCGCCTCACAGCGCGCCGCGTGGCTGGCCGCCGAACAGCGCCGCAGCGAGCAGGAGCGCGCCCTGCGCACCCTGGTGCAAACCGTCAGCGGGCCCTATGGCGAGGCGGAGTTCGTGGCCCGCGCTGCCCAGGGCCTGTGCGTCTTGAGCGGGGCGCAGGCGGTGGAGATCGGCTGCGTGAGGCGGGGCTTTTTGCGAGCACCCCACGCCACATTTCCGCCGGAGGCACCCCACCACCTCAATACCCATCTTCCCCTGGACCTGCTGGTGCGTCCCCCCGATGCGGGCACCGTCTGGCGAGCTGCGGACGGCGAACACCTCCTCGCGACGCTGGCACGGCAAGACGGTGACCTGTGGGTTCGGGTACAGCGCCCGCAGGTGAGCCCCGAAGCACTCGCCGAGGCGATAGCGGCCCTTCAGCCGCTGCTGGAGCGCACCGCCCTCCTCGACAGCCTCGCGGCGCAGCGGGCGCAACTGGCTGAACAGGGTGAAGTGGTGCGCGACCTGATCTACGCCTTTTCACACGACCTGCGCACGCCGCTCCTGGCAAACGCCCTGCACATCGACCAGGCCCTGCGGGGTGCCTACGGCCCTTTGCCCGAGGAGTACCGCCGCGCCCTGCAACATGGCCTCGATGCCAACGACGCCCTGCTGTCCCTGGCTGATCAGCTCCTCACCGTCGCCCGCTATGAAGGGGGAGAGGCCGCCGAGGAACCGCAGGAGGTGAACATGCGCGACGTGGTGCTGGGGGTCGTGGAGCAGTTGCGGCCCCGGGCCCAGGCCCGTGACGTGACCTTCGAGCTCCACCTGCACAGCGTGCGGGTCGAAGGCTCGCGCCACGACCTGCGCCGCGCGGTTCAGAACCTGCTGGACAACGCCATCAAGTTCAGCCCGCCGGGCGGGACCGTCACCGTCGAGCTGGGGTTGGATCTGGATGACGCCCGCTTGCGCGTCACCGACGAGGGCCCCGGAGTCCCCCCCAGCCGTGAAGCCACCCTGTTTCAGCGGTTCCGCGGGGGAGGAGCAGGGGGCGGCAGCGGCCTGGGCCTCTACCTGGTTCGCCGCATCGCAGAAGCGCATGGAGGCAGCGTGCACTACCAGCGCACCGCTCGGGCCAAAACTGTCTTTTCCCTGTTGCTGGCAGGGGGACGCGCCGGATGA